Proteins found in one Lutimonas zeaxanthinifaciens genomic segment:
- a CDS encoding DUF6090 family protein encodes MLPFFRKIRWRLARDNQFFKYSRYAIGEIVLVVVGILIALQINNWNEEKKGEQSLKENLSSLKLDLQEDLKVLEFSKETEMFRYYSMKKILDFIGESAINTEELKDFEKMVPYRSNWIYKDSIPKEKNMEFIQVAFSWTGRHVPVNIHKETLEEIKSTGIYSKISSKELKNALNQYYSIVESHLEEHLYTKNYFLETTWEKSLLEDGITYIDVTNVSDPLRYIEKSPFRTGLVKNLMGIAQWRATMAQNSIDQLLIILELIEKELIYH; translated from the coding sequence ATGCTTCCATTCTTCCGAAAAATACGCTGGCGTTTAGCCCGAGACAATCAGTTCTTCAAATACTCTAGGTATGCGATTGGGGAGATAGTGTTGGTGGTAGTTGGAATTCTTATTGCGCTTCAAATCAATAATTGGAATGAGGAGAAGAAAGGAGAACAGTCGCTAAAGGAAAATCTATCATCGCTAAAGTTAGACTTGCAAGAAGATTTGAAAGTTTTAGAGTTTTCTAAAGAAACGGAAATGTTCAGATACTATTCAATGAAAAAAATTTTAGATTTTATTGGAGAATCTGCCATAAATACTGAAGAATTGAAAGATTTTGAAAAGATGGTTCCCTATCGATCAAATTGGATTTATAAAGATTCTATTCCGAAAGAAAAAAATATGGAGTTTATTCAAGTTGCTTTTTCATGGACTGGACGTCATGTTCCAGTAAATATCCACAAAGAAACTCTGGAAGAAATAAAAAGCACGGGCATATATTCTAAAATTTCAAGCAAGGAATTGAAAAATGCATTGAACCAATACTATAGTATTGTAGAGTCTCATTTAGAAGAACATTTATATACGAAAAATTACTTTTTGGAAACAACCTGGGAAAAATCATTATTAGAGGATGGGATCACTTATATTGATGTAACCAACGTAAGTGATCCGCTTCGGTATATTGAAAAAAGTCCTTTTAGGACTGGTCTAGTCAAAAACCTTATGGGAATAGCGCAATGGAGGGCAACAATGGCCCAAAATAGTATTGATCAATTGTTAATAATCTTAGAATTGATTGAAAAAGAACTTATTTATCACTAA
- a CDS encoding InlB B-repeat-containing protein, which translates to MKNPINLKLTVSVMFLALLTFCADDDPIQYQLETSCIPKETGTVTPLPGMYNEGSEIELKATPIDEYIFKNWTGDASGNANPLKVIMLEDKNITAVFEKVEYTLEIITNGGGTVKQEVLQSKTTTFPSGTHLKLIATPFPGWQFVFWEGDVEGVENPMEITMTKSMTITAYFEPTKQTYVPDDNFEKALVDLGLDRLMDDYVFDLYVAYIEELDLSGLGIEAFTNLKELNCSNNELSTLDLTKNIRLESLNCSNNELSSIDLSKNINLSSLDLSNNSLEDIDLTNNKNLYILILSNNELKRLDISHLTEWINLWADNNNLKCIQAYEDQWTNALNDCTPPPYLPPSPYDTCMVVDEGVTFSLDCDN; encoded by the coding sequence ATGAAGAATCCTATTAATCTAAAACTTACAGTATCTGTGATGTTTTTGGCCCTTTTGACTTTTTGTGCAGATGACGACCCAATTCAGTATCAGCTTGAAACATCGTGCATCCCGAAAGAAACAGGAACCGTAACCCCTTTACCCGGCATGTATAATGAAGGAAGCGAAATTGAACTCAAGGCAACCCCTATAGATGAGTATATTTTTAAAAACTGGACCGGCGATGCCAGTGGTAATGCAAACCCTTTGAAAGTTATCATGCTTGAAGATAAAAATATTACGGCTGTTTTTGAAAAAGTAGAATACACCCTGGAAATCATTACCAATGGAGGGGGTACTGTGAAGCAGGAAGTCCTTCAATCCAAAACAACGACTTTCCCATCCGGAACACATTTGAAGCTAATTGCTACTCCTTTTCCCGGATGGCAATTCGTATTTTGGGAAGGTGATGTTGAGGGCGTGGAGAATCCTATGGAAATTACAATGACAAAGTCCATGACCATTACCGCTTATTTCGAGCCAACTAAACAGACCTATGTTCCAGACGACAACTTTGAAAAGGCACTTGTAGACCTCGGACTGGACAGACTGATGGACGACTATGTGTTTGATCTTTACGTGGCTTACATCGAAGAATTGGACCTAAGCGGTTTAGGCATCGAGGCCTTTACCAATCTGAAAGAATTAAATTGCTCGAATAATGAATTGAGCACATTAGATCTTACTAAAAATATCCGCCTCGAAAGCTTGAACTGCTCAAACAATGAATTGAGCTCCATTGATCTCTCTAAAAACATTAATCTGTCCAGCTTAGATCTGTCAAACAATTCACTTGAAGACATAGACTTGACCAATAACAAGAATCTTTATATTTTAATTTTATCTAACAATGAGCTCAAAAGGCTCGATATTTCGCACTTGACAGAATGGATAAATTTATGGGCTGATAATAACAACTTAAAATGTATCCAGGCCTATGAGGATCAATGGACCAACGCCCTAAATGATTGTACGCCTCCGCCTTATCTACCACCTTCACCCTATGACACCTGCATGGTTGTAGACGAAGGAGTTACCTTCTCTTTGGACTGCGACAACTAA
- a CDS encoding site-specific integrase, whose amino-acid sequence MTVTYFTQSKKNPAGIYIRIREGKFVDAKAKTKFIINPDLLVKGVVKFPKNPPNISAQEKLANQELTNSLIILQKGLNDLKIDVTNHLNNRKDYEIINSTWLKNVINPEDDGQNVPNDLIGYFEYYLDCKKSSLKSSTLKKLKVFMHRIENFQKKYGRIYIQEINKKFSLSMQKWCDDNGYAHNTKVKTLKVILTVCNHALDNQVPAHPELSLITKNLEYEETENITLSFEELERIIKTKIKDARLNAAKDWLIISCYTAQRVSDFLRFTKDDVVIKYGQHLLDIRQKKTDEDIYIPLNEEVLTILRKRNGNFPPTFSSNQDSNSAIYNVLIKEVGKIAGITKKVTAKVRNPKTNRYESKVVPKYEAITSHIGRRSFATNYYGEIETSLLISATGHSTEGQFLRYVGKKGPKKAILLAKGMRDLKERRAQEEIRRNESSLNVIRNLP is encoded by the coding sequence ATGACAGTTACTTATTTCACACAATCAAAAAAAAACCCGGCTGGAATTTATATCAGAATTAGAGAGGGGAAATTTGTAGATGCCAAGGCCAAAACAAAATTCATTATTAATCCTGATCTTTTGGTAAAGGGAGTTGTAAAATTTCCTAAAAACCCTCCTAACATTTCTGCTCAGGAAAAATTAGCTAATCAAGAGCTTACAAATTCATTGATCATTCTCCAAAAGGGTTTGAACGATTTAAAGATAGATGTTACCAATCATCTAAATAATAGGAAGGACTATGAAATAATCAATAGTACATGGTTAAAAAACGTAATTAACCCTGAAGATGATGGCCAGAATGTACCGAATGACTTGATTGGATATTTTGAATACTACCTTGATTGTAAAAAGAGCTCATTAAAATCATCAACATTAAAAAAACTGAAAGTATTTATGCATCGTATCGAAAATTTTCAAAAGAAATACGGTCGAATTTATATTCAAGAAATTAATAAGAAATTTAGCCTATCAATGCAGAAATGGTGTGATGATAATGGTTATGCACATAATACCAAGGTTAAAACTCTTAAAGTAATACTAACCGTATGTAATCATGCTCTTGATAACCAGGTCCCAGCTCATCCTGAACTCTCACTTATCACTAAAAACTTGGAATATGAGGAAACTGAGAATATTACCTTGAGTTTTGAGGAATTGGAAAGAATTATTAAAACCAAAATTAAAGATGCAAGATTAAATGCCGCTAAGGATTGGTTGATAATAAGTTGCTATACGGCTCAAAGGGTTTCAGATTTTTTAAGGTTTACAAAAGATGATGTAGTAATAAAATATGGACAACATTTGCTAGATATACGACAAAAAAAAACTGATGAAGATATTTATATTCCATTGAATGAAGAGGTCCTCACAATATTAAGGAAAAGAAATGGAAATTTTCCACCGACATTTTCTAGTAACCAAGATAGCAATAGCGCTATTTATAATGTCCTAATCAAAGAAGTGGGCAAGATTGCCGGTATTACTAAGAAAGTGACTGCTAAAGTTAGGAACCCAAAAACGAATAGATATGAATCAAAAGTGGTTCCAAAATATGAAGCCATTACTTCTCACATTGGGCGAAGATCATTTGCCACTAATTATTACGGAGAAATAGAAACATCATTATTGATAAGTGCTACCGGACATTCAACTGAAGGTCAATTCCTAAGATATGTTGGAAAGAAAGGACCTAAAAAAGCAATTTTATTGGCCAAAGGAATGAGGGACCTAAAGGAACGAAGGGCTCAGGAAGAGATAAGAAGGAATGAATCCAGTTTGAATGTTATTCGAAATTTGCCTTAA
- a CDS encoding helix-turn-helix domain-containing protein encodes MENIQFIGLTPTQLVDLIDDRNQHRLEELKRSYCLKEPEEYLTRDEVKKMLKVDLSTIHNWTKKGYLIHYGIGGRVYYKRSELENALIRLK; translated from the coding sequence ATGGAAAACATTCAGTTCATTGGCTTAACGCCAACCCAATTAGTCGATCTTATCGATGACAGAAACCAACATCGTTTAGAAGAGTTAAAAAGAAGCTATTGTCTCAAAGAACCTGAAGAATATTTGACTCGTGATGAAGTAAAAAAAATGCTCAAGGTCGATCTGTCAACAATTCATAACTGGACCAAAAAAGGTTATTTAATTCATTACGGTATTGGGGGAAGGGTTTACTACAAGAGATCAGAATTAGAGAATGCATTAATAAGACTCAAATAA
- a CDS encoding serine hydrolase yields the protein MKKLTNQIVVLYLVLFLLINCSPKSKVEEELLNERIQRIENGLQPDLQIQGDTIPVYNLEERLKELGIPGLSIAVLNNGEVEWARGYGMADSTESREVTTETLFLAGSISKPVAATRTLQLVEEDRFELDTNVNNYLVSWKVPDNEFTQNEKVTTRRILNHTAGLTVWGFPGYDKGDTIPSVVDVLDGKGNTDSVRVYKEPGESWMYSGGGYTIMQLMITDIEGRKFPEIMQDAVLNPLGMNSSTFENPLPDQYHSLAATGYRTDGNEVEGKWPIYPEMAAAGLWTTPSELILWAKEIQKIHQLKEDGILSKETVDEMLTPGMNDHGLGPGVSEHTFGHGGADEGFRANLIAWKDKPVAVVIMVNSDNGSIIQEVLLSMSKEYQLPGIEPKKRTVKKLPLQDLEKFIGEYNFPEFGNIEIIVKDNGLEAVADFTEEPFILLPESNDTFFDKQNGEYFTFLKDSDSISGIKVQNYEAKKIR from the coding sequence TTGAAAAAACTAACGAATCAAATCGTCGTATTATACCTAGTATTATTTCTTTTAATTAATTGTTCTCCTAAGTCAAAGGTGGAGGAAGAATTGCTCAATGAAAGAATTCAAAGAATCGAAAATGGTCTTCAGCCAGATCTTCAGATACAGGGTGATACTATTCCTGTTTACAACTTAGAAGAAAGGTTGAAAGAATTGGGAATTCCTGGGTTGAGTATCGCAGTTTTGAACAATGGTGAAGTAGAGTGGGCCCGGGGCTATGGAATGGCAGATAGCACTGAAAGTCGGGAAGTAACTACAGAAACATTGTTTTTAGCAGGGTCTATAAGTAAACCGGTGGCTGCTACCAGAACTTTGCAATTGGTCGAAGAAGATAGGTTCGAACTTGATACTAATGTTAATAATTATTTAGTTAGCTGGAAGGTTCCAGACAATGAGTTTACCCAAAATGAAAAAGTAACAACTCGAAGAATATTGAACCATACTGCAGGTTTGACAGTTTGGGGATTTCCAGGATATGATAAGGGTGATACAATACCAAGTGTTGTTGACGTTCTGGACGGAAAAGGAAACACCGATTCAGTAAGAGTCTACAAGGAGCCTGGTGAAAGTTGGATGTACTCCGGTGGAGGTTATACGATTATGCAGCTCATGATTACTGATATTGAAGGAAGGAAATTTCCAGAGATTATGCAAGACGCTGTTTTGAATCCTTTGGGAATGAATTCAAGTACATTTGAAAACCCATTGCCCGATCAATATCATTCGTTAGCAGCTACTGGTTACAGGACTGATGGCAACGAAGTAGAAGGAAAATGGCCTATATACCCTGAGATGGCCGCCGCCGGCCTGTGGACGACACCATCGGAACTTATTTTATGGGCGAAAGAAATTCAAAAAATACATCAGCTTAAAGAAGATGGTATATTGAGCAAAGAAACGGTTGATGAAATGCTTACCCCCGGAATGAATGATCATGGGCTTGGTCCTGGAGTAAGCGAGCATACCTTTGGGCATGGAGGAGCGGACGAAGGGTTCAGAGCGAACCTCATAGCATGGAAAGATAAGCCAGTAGCAGTTGTAATAATGGTCAACTCTGATAATGGCAGTATTATTCAGGAAGTTCTACTAAGCATGTCGAAAGAGTATCAATTACCAGGAATCGAGCCAAAGAAGCGTACAGTGAAAAAATTGCCTCTTCAAGACTTAGAGAAATTCATTGGTGAATATAATTTCCCTGAATTTGGGAATATTGAGATAATCGTTAAAGATAATGGATTAGAAGCTGTAGCAGATTTTACAGAGGAACCCTTTATATTGCTGCCTGAATCTAATGACACCTTTTTCGATAAGCAAAACGGCGAATATTTTACATTTCTTAAAGATTCAGACTCAATTAGTGGAATAAAAGTTCAAAACTACGAAGCTAAAAAAATCCGATAG
- a CDS encoding DUF6090 family protein gives MLHFFRKIRRDLLANSQFFKYLKYAIGEIVLVVLGILIALQINNWNEERKARDQTKILLEEVALELAKNIIKSEVVIDYRLENDSLFFKMLNKKLTYEDYKSDFFLHVNFPLDHRQVNPIDDNFQKLIRGYSSFSPQLDTIVSRLKDIYGNEKNFVDNYDEDMTDQALELRDKLKREIPSFSDFRNSKTSDELIEYCLNDEYYRNEVADIYFVGTRNHLYWVNIFRLKSLKAYEDICDALSLAKDSSITRNLEDYQQYRGTYELIRPNSDVEKVEISGEDQMKLRYFKNDHLEIELIVHPYSDSYHIIRNQDFSLVGMHQIHFDADKKVVGITLTTKSLDEIDGKRPMFRRVD, from the coding sequence ATGCTTCACTTCTTCCGTAAAATCCGTAGAGACCTTTTAGCCAATAGCCAATTTTTTAAGTATTTGAAATATGCTATAGGTGAGATTGTATTGGTAGTTCTGGGGATATTGATTGCCCTGCAGATTAATAATTGGAATGAGGAACGTAAGGCAAGAGATCAAACAAAAATTCTATTGGAAGAAGTTGCCCTGGAATTGGCCAAAAACATTATCAAGTCAGAGGTAGTTATCGACTACCGATTGGAGAATGATTCACTTTTTTTTAAGATGCTAAACAAAAAGTTAACCTATGAAGATTACAAGTCTGATTTTTTCCTTCACGTCAACTTCCCATTGGACCATAGGCAAGTTAACCCTATTGATGACAACTTTCAAAAACTAATTCGAGGATACAGCAGCTTTTCACCACAGTTGGACACTATCGTCTCGAGGCTCAAAGATATTTATGGAAATGAGAAAAACTTTGTGGACAACTACGATGAAGATATGACGGATCAAGCACTTGAACTTAGAGACAAATTAAAACGTGAAATCCCTTCTTTCTCCGATTTTAGGAATAGTAAAACTAGTGACGAATTGATAGAGTACTGTTTAAACGATGAGTATTATCGTAATGAGGTCGCTGACATTTATTTTGTTGGTACGAGAAATCATTTATATTGGGTGAATATTTTCAGATTAAAGTCACTAAAGGCTTATGAAGATATCTGCGACGCATTAAGTTTGGCTAAAGATTCTTCAATAACTAGAAACTTGGAGGACTATCAGCAATACAGAGGCACATATGAGTTAATTCGTCCGAACTCAGATGTGGAAAAAGTTGAAATCTCAGGGGAAGATCAAATGAAACTTCGATATTTCAAAAATGATCATTTGGAGATTGAACTTATTGTTCACCCCTATTCTGATTCATATCATATAATCAGGAATCAAGATTTCAGTCTTGTAGGAATGCATCAAATTCATTTTGACGCAGACAAAAAGGTTGTAGGAATAACATTAACAACAAAAAGCCTTGATGAGATAGATGGAAAAAGACCGATGTTTCGGAGAGTTGATTGA
- a CDS encoding leucine-rich repeat domain-containing protein, translating into MIKNILFNLLFVVVLIGCNNDDDIDLPRTYVPDDNFEQILIDLGYDDVLDNYVLTGRIEKLRVLDLRSQHKIKELTGLQDFKQLEDLNVAGHSLTSLDLSENPLLEEIKCSDNNISSLDLTDLVNLRVLNCSNNKLTKLNLSKNSHINDLKCSNNQIDFLEVINKSNLTIFHCNNNRLSSLALTGNESLYQLFCDGNEITELNLNNKPKLQHLYCRSNNLTRLDVSNNRALELLHCSDNQIECIKVNERQFNGTINQWSKDDTATWSLECD; encoded by the coding sequence ATGATTAAAAATATACTCTTCAATTTGCTGTTTGTCGTTGTTTTAATTGGTTGTAATAATGATGATGATATTGACCTACCAAGAACTTATGTTCCTGATGATAATTTTGAGCAAATATTAATTGATTTGGGTTACGACGATGTATTGGATAATTATGTTTTGACGGGAAGAATCGAAAAGCTCAGGGTATTGGACTTAAGGAGTCAGCATAAAATAAAGGAGCTGACAGGGTTACAGGATTTTAAACAACTAGAAGATTTAAATGTAGCTGGACACAGTTTAACATCATTGGATTTAAGTGAAAACCCACTTCTAGAAGAAATAAAATGTTCGGATAATAACATAAGTAGTTTGGACCTAACTGATTTAGTAAATCTGCGTGTTTTAAATTGTTCGAATAATAAACTAACAAAATTGAACTTGTCGAAAAATTCACATATTAACGATCTAAAATGCAGCAATAATCAAATAGATTTTCTGGAGGTAATAAACAAAAGTAACTTAACAATTTTCCATTGTAATAATAACAGATTGTCAAGTTTGGCTTTGACCGGAAATGAATCACTTTATCAGCTTTTCTGTGACGGGAATGAAATAACAGAATTGAATTTGAACAATAAGCCAAAATTACAGCATCTTTATTGCCGTTCTAATAATTTGACAAGATTGGATGTAAGTAATAATCGAGCGCTTGAGTTATTACATTGTAGTGATAATCAAATAGAATGTATTAAGGTTAACGAAAGACAATTCAATGGAACCATTAATCAATGGTCGAAAGATGATACTGCTACCTGGTCATTGGAATGTGATTGA
- a CDS encoding leucine-rich repeat domain-containing protein, whose amino-acid sequence MVKNILFTLLFVLIMFGCNNDDEPYIPKSPNDRLGYAYVPDDEFESWLIRLGHDDVMNNYVLIENIENIERLEVDDGYPNDITNLTGIEYFENLRVLNISGNQISELDLSNNKLITELRCGWTKIKKLEINHLKNLKILECDENKITSLDISQNTKLQRLDCSGNELEVLDISKNKSLIELECQVNKLSELDVSQNPLLEYLNCDINQITELNLRNNNELTYLNCSRNNIQSLDVKDKKNLEYLSCNRNQISDLDLRYNPLLKVLFCSSNNLHDLDLSRNILIERLGFSVQAIDQIDLSNNTQLQDLGCYETSLKTLDLANNYLLRDMRIFNSPIESINLGEISSLEFIDIQKTKLKSLNVSNLLALSFLWCSESELKELDISNNSLLELLVCYENELKELDLSQNFNIRAIWCQDNQLEELDISHFTNFKVLRCENNNLTCIKMNQAQIEKANGDWRWTKDDTATWSLECD is encoded by the coding sequence ATGGTTAAAAATATACTCTTCACTTTGCTGTTTGTCCTCATAATGTTTGGTTGTAATAATGATGATGAACCTTACATTCCCAAAAGCCCCAATGATAGGTTAGGTTATGCCTATGTTCCTGATGATGAGTTTGAAAGCTGGCTTATAAGATTAGGTCATGACGATGTTATGAATAATTATGTTTTGATTGAAAACATTGAAAATATAGAACGTCTTGAAGTGGACGATGGCTATCCTAATGATATCACTAATTTAACGGGCATCGAATATTTTGAAAATCTAAGGGTCTTGAATATTTCTGGCAATCAGATTTCCGAATTGGATCTAAGCAATAACAAACTTATCACAGAATTAAGGTGTGGTTGGACCAAGATTAAAAAATTAGAAATAAATCATTTGAAGAATTTAAAAATTTTAGAATGCGATGAAAATAAAATCACTTCATTGGATATTAGTCAGAATACCAAACTTCAGAGATTAGATTGTTCAGGTAATGAGTTAGAAGTCCTAGATATAAGCAAGAATAAATCATTAATCGAGCTGGAGTGCCAAGTGAATAAACTTTCAGAGTTAGACGTAAGCCAAAATCCATTACTCGAGTATCTCAATTGCGATATAAACCAGATTACAGAATTGAATCTGAGGAATAATAATGAATTAACCTATTTGAATTGCTCCCGAAATAATATTCAAAGCTTAGATGTAAAAGACAAAAAAAATCTAGAGTATTTATCTTGTAACCGAAATCAAATATCAGATTTAGATTTACGCTATAATCCTTTGTTAAAGGTATTATTTTGCAGTTCAAACAATTTGCATGATCTGGATCTATCAAGAAATATATTGATTGAAAGGTTAGGCTTTAGTGTACAAGCTATAGACCAAATAGATTTAAGTAATAACACCCAACTTCAGGATCTTGGATGTTACGAAACCTCTTTAAAAACTTTGGATCTTGCAAATAACTACTTGCTTAGAGATATGAGAATTTTTAATAGCCCGATAGAATCAATAAATTTGGGTGAAATAAGTAGTCTAGAATTTATAGATATTCAAAAGACTAAGCTAAAATCATTGAATGTTAGTAATTTATTAGCTCTTAGTTTTTTATGGTGCTCGGAAAGTGAATTGAAAGAATTGGATATTAGTAACAATAGTTTATTGGAACTATTGGTTTGCTATGAAAATGAATTGAAGGAACTCGATCTGAGTCAAAATTTTAATATAAGAGCAATTTGGTGTCAGGATAATCAATTGGAAGAACTCGACATAAGCCATTTCACAAATTTTAAAGTTTTACGTTGTGAAAACAACAACTTAACTTGCATTAAAATGAATCAAGCTCAAATTGAAAAAGCAAATGGTGATTGGAGATGGACTAAAGATGATACTGCGACCTGGTCATTAGAATGTGATTGA
- a CDS encoding T9SS type A sorting domain-containing protein: protein MKPKLIALIISYFIISISFAQLENSELTDIITIEVSYHDNEGNALTVPSGKFWVLNTNGDHGVYAKIEGGRYVEAQSLAGGKIRYIPFIYTSGTQLYFAENGAFPLIQILEYKNPTGYDGTLAIQETTLSQDNLILFPNPTDSQLTINSDEIFKVEVYDLQGRKMFETNSTSIDFTELKTGIYLVNLYDEGDKIVSTYKVIKN from the coding sequence ATGAAACCGAAACTAATAGCTTTAATTATTTCTTATTTTATTATATCAATTTCTTTTGCCCAATTGGAGAACTCAGAACTTACGGATATCATTACTATTGAAGTTAGTTATCATGATAATGAAGGCAATGCGTTGACCGTGCCTTCAGGTAAATTTTGGGTTTTAAATACTAATGGTGACCATGGTGTTTATGCTAAAATTGAAGGAGGACGTTATGTAGAGGCTCAGTCCTTGGCAGGTGGAAAAATCAGATACATACCATTTATATATACATCTGGAACTCAATTATATTTCGCTGAAAATGGTGCTTTCCCATTAATCCAAATTTTAGAGTATAAGAATCCCACGGGATATGACGGAACATTAGCCATTCAAGAAACCACATTATCACAAGATAATTTGATCTTGTTCCCGAATCCTACTGATTCCCAACTAACAATTAATTCAGATGAAATATTCAAGGTAGAAGTTTATGATCTTCAAGGAAGAAAAATGTTTGAAACGAATAGTACTTCCATAGATTTTACAGAACTTAAGACAGGTATTTATTTGGTTAATCTTTATGATGAAGGAGATAAAATAGTTTCAACTTACAAAGTAATAAAGAATTAG